In Streptomyces sp. NBC_00306, a single genomic region encodes these proteins:
- a CDS encoding MFS transporter — protein sequence MLFPTSGVPARTRVPGPQIRRLERTLLVSAGFEDLILLYPVYALLFAEHGLSTAEISSLFAIWSLTGLLLEVPSGVWADVVSRRLLLIIGPLLSAAGFALWVVAPSYGAFAVGFVLWGTGGALRSGAQEALAYEELDRLGAASRYVGLMGRAGAVSMAATAVATAAAGPLFALGGYAALGTASVVACVLCAGAAALLPEHRSDDSAGQDDDAPDGGYAATLRTGLAEVRGSKAVRNALLMAILLTTVWGALDEYVPLLAMETGASTRDVPFLVLAVWVGVTLGSLLAARAERLAVRTTGAAVAVAGLVMAVGALSGSPYGFLLLASAFLVFQMADARLQAAITGPSRATVTSLAGLGTSVSTLLMYAAYGTASQYTGHGALFALFAVPYVVVAFAMARSVR from the coding sequence ATGCTCTTTCCCACCTCAGGCGTGCCCGCACGCACCCGCGTGCCCGGCCCGCAGATCCGGCGGCTGGAGCGGACGCTCCTCGTGTCCGCCGGCTTCGAGGATCTGATCCTGCTCTACCCGGTCTACGCACTGCTCTTCGCCGAACACGGCCTGAGCACCGCCGAGATCTCTTCCCTCTTCGCCATCTGGTCGCTGACCGGACTGCTGCTCGAAGTACCTTCGGGTGTGTGGGCCGACGTGGTCTCACGCCGTCTGCTGCTGATCATCGGGCCGCTGCTGTCGGCTGCCGGCTTCGCCCTGTGGGTCGTGGCCCCGTCATACGGGGCCTTCGCCGTCGGCTTCGTTCTCTGGGGCACCGGCGGTGCGCTGCGTTCCGGAGCGCAGGAGGCCCTCGCCTATGAGGAGCTCGACCGGCTCGGTGCCGCGTCGCGCTATGTCGGGCTCATGGGCCGCGCGGGGGCGGTGAGCATGGCCGCCACGGCGGTGGCCACCGCGGCAGCGGGCCCGCTGTTCGCCCTCGGCGGCTACGCGGCGCTGGGCACGGCCAGTGTCGTGGCGTGTGTGCTGTGCGCCGGTGCCGCGGCCCTTCTGCCCGAGCACCGGTCGGACGACTCGGCGGGGCAGGACGACGACGCCCCGGACGGCGGTTACGCGGCGACGCTCAGGACCGGTCTGGCCGAGGTCCGCGGGAGCAAGGCCGTACGCAACGCTCTGCTGATGGCGATCCTCCTGACCACGGTGTGGGGTGCGCTGGACGAGTATGTGCCGCTGCTGGCCATGGAGACGGGGGCATCGACGCGGGACGTGCCCTTTCTCGTCCTGGCCGTCTGGGTCGGTGTGACACTCGGCAGCCTGCTGGCCGCGCGCGCCGAACGTCTGGCGGTGCGCACGACGGGCGCGGCCGTCGCGGTCGCCGGACTGGTCATGGCGGTGGGCGCGCTGTCCGGCAGCCCGTACGGCTTCCTGCTTCTCGCGTCGGCCTTTCTGGTGTTCCAGATGGCCGACGCCCGGTTGCAGGCGGCCATCACCGGGCCGAGCCGGGCGACCGTGACATCGCTGGCGGGTCTGGGCACCAGTGTGTCGACGCTGCTGATGTACGCGGCTTACGGCACGGCGTCCCAATACACCGGTCACGGCGCGTTGTTCGCGCTGTTCGCCGTGCCGTACGTCGTGGTTGCGTTCGCGATGGCGCGATCGGTGAGGTGA
- a CDS encoding TetR/AcrR family transcriptional regulator: MTKPAAREPQRSNSRSNRARILAVARRELAFNPDTTLEEIARAAGVVRRTVYGHFAGRTALLDALADEAAGVLRTAVDVATAPSEDPERAFARFLLTMWPIGDRYRMLLSLARRDLGMERVTDVLAPARREVTGILDRGQAAGTFHAHVPPDVLSAALEALTLSLLESLNTQAWKDNAEATAVTTLIAAGVPTERAETVVRELAESIDVVIEPDDTL; this comes from the coding sequence GTGACCAAGCCCGCCGCCCGCGAGCCGCAACGAAGCAATTCCCGCTCGAACCGGGCGCGGATCCTGGCCGTCGCACGCCGCGAGTTGGCGTTCAACCCGGACACCACCCTCGAGGAGATCGCCCGGGCCGCGGGGGTCGTACGACGTACCGTCTACGGTCACTTCGCCGGCCGCACCGCACTGCTCGACGCCCTCGCCGACGAGGCGGCGGGCGTGCTGCGGACCGCGGTCGACGTCGCGACCGCTCCGTCCGAGGACCCCGAGCGGGCCTTCGCGCGTTTCCTCCTGACCATGTGGCCCATCGGCGACCGCTATCGCATGCTGCTCTCGCTCGCACGACGCGATCTCGGCATGGAACGCGTGACCGACGTACTGGCGCCCGCGCGCCGGGAAGTGACCGGCATCCTCGACCGGGGCCAGGCCGCGGGCACCTTCCACGCCCATGTTCCGCCGGACGTCCTCAGCGCCGCGCTCGAAGCCCTGACGCTGTCCCTGCTGGAGAGCCTCAACACGCAGGCCTGGAAGGACAACGCGGAAGCCACCGCGGTCACCACGCTGATCGCCGCCGGTGTGCCGACGGAGCGGGCCGAGACCGTGGTGCGTGAACTGGCGGAGTCGATCGACGTCGTCATCGAGCCCGACGACACTCTCTGA
- a CDS encoding MFS transporter: MPLLAKTPVDRMDTPYARRWWALLVLCLSLLIIVMANTSLIVAAPDMTRDLGLSSSDLQWVIDGYTVPYAALMLVLGAIGDKYSRRGALVVGLLIFGAGSVMGSLVDETGLVIAARGIMGVGAAVIMPATLSLLVATFPRKERGRAITAWTATSGLAIAVGPLVAGWLLENHAWGSTFLINVPIVVLTLVGALTLIPPSKAEGMGRLDFGGGLLSIVSIAALVYAIIEGPHFGWGTGPVAAAVVAAVGLLLFVLWELRHPQPMLDVRKFRIRSFSGSMLAVLFFFFGTFGSIYYATQHLQFVLGYGALDTGVRLLPLAGAVFVGAALTGRLTPKLGMKTTVVAGMVIGTVGVLLLTLIDTDSTYTDFVGPLVLLGVAIGLSVSPATDTIMSTFPENELGVGGGANDTALELGGSLGIAVLGSLLGTTYRSELTDLVGSRLPAAALDTATDSVGGGLAVAERLAQDPAVGPQQAQALLDAVHQAFAQAVSSTSLVGGITMGAGTLLVLFVLPGRRRRKASAEEAAAKTPEQETTTVG; the protein is encoded by the coding sequence ATGCCTCTCCTCGCGAAGACGCCGGTCGACAGGATGGACACGCCCTATGCGCGGCGCTGGTGGGCGCTGCTGGTGCTGTGTCTCAGCCTGCTGATCATCGTGATGGCCAACACGTCACTGATCGTCGCGGCCCCGGACATGACCCGTGACCTGGGCCTGAGCAGCAGTGATCTGCAATGGGTGATCGACGGCTACACCGTGCCGTATGCGGCGCTGATGCTGGTCCTCGGCGCGATAGGCGACAAGTACAGCCGCCGGGGTGCCCTCGTCGTCGGTCTGCTGATCTTCGGCGCGGGATCGGTCATGGGAAGCCTCGTCGACGAGACCGGGCTGGTCATCGCCGCCCGCGGGATCATGGGTGTGGGGGCCGCCGTGATCATGCCGGCCACGCTGTCCCTGCTCGTGGCGACGTTCCCCCGCAAGGAGCGAGGCCGCGCCATCACCGCCTGGACCGCCACATCGGGCCTCGCCATCGCGGTCGGCCCCCTGGTCGCCGGCTGGCTGCTGGAGAACCACGCCTGGGGCTCCACCTTCCTCATCAACGTCCCCATCGTGGTCCTCACCCTCGTCGGAGCCCTGACGCTGATCCCGCCGTCGAAGGCGGAGGGCATGGGACGGCTCGACTTCGGCGGCGGACTGCTGTCCATCGTCTCGATCGCCGCACTCGTCTACGCGATCATCGAAGGCCCCCACTTCGGCTGGGGCACCGGTCCCGTCGCCGCCGCGGTGGTCGCCGCCGTGGGCCTGCTGCTCTTCGTCCTGTGGGAGCTGCGTCATCCGCAGCCCATGCTGGACGTACGCAAGTTCAGGATCCGTTCCTTCAGCGGCTCCATGCTCGCCGTGCTGTTCTTCTTCTTCGGCACCTTCGGCTCGATCTACTACGCCACGCAGCACCTGCAGTTCGTGCTCGGCTACGGAGCGCTGGACACCGGCGTACGTCTTCTGCCGCTCGCCGGCGCGGTGTTCGTGGGTGCCGCTCTCACCGGACGCCTCACGCCCAAGCTGGGCATGAAGACAACGGTGGTGGCCGGCATGGTCATCGGCACCGTCGGCGTCCTTCTGCTGACGCTGATCGACACCGACTCCACATACACGGACTTCGTCGGGCCCCTGGTGCTGCTGGGAGTGGCGATCGGGCTGAGCGTGTCCCCCGCGACCGACACCATCATGTCGACGTTCCCGGAGAACGAACTGGGCGTCGGCGGCGGCGCCAACGACACCGCACTCGAACTCGGCGGATCACTGGGAATCGCCGTCCTCGGCTCGCTGCTCGGGACCACCTACCGCAGCGAGCTGACCGACCTGGTCGGCAGTCGGCTGCCCGCCGCGGCCCTCGACACCGCGACGGACTCCGTCGGCGGAGGCCTCGCCGTCGCCGAGCGCCTGGCCCAGGACCCTGCCGTCGGGCCCCAGCAGGCACAGGCGCTCCTCGACGCCGTCCACCAGGCGTTCGCCCAAGCCGTGTCGAGCACCAGCCTGGTCGGAGGCATCACGATGGGCGCGGGCACGCTGCTCGTGCTGTTCGTCCTGCCGGGCCGTAGGCGGCGGAAAGCCTCCGCGGAGGAGGCGGCGGCCAAGACGCCGGAGCAGGAGACCACGACGGTCGGCTGA